The DNA segment ATGGGAAGATTGGAATTCCGTAATCCAAACCAACCTAAATAGTTTTTACAATGTAACCAAACCAGTATTACAAGGAATGGTTAGGAAACGCTATGGTAGGATAATTAACATAGTATCCTTAGCTGGGGTAAAAGGAAATCCAGGGCAGGTAAATTATGCTGCAACAAAGGCAGGAATTATTGGAGCAACCAAATCATTGGGTTTGGAACTTGCTAAACGAAATATTACTGTTAATGCAGTAGCTCCAGGATTCATTTCCACCGATATGACTTCCGCACTTCCAGAGGCAGAATTAAAAGGAATGATTCCAATGAATCGTTTTGGCAAACCGGAAGAAGTTGCTTCCTTGGTCGGTTATTTAGCCTCACCGGAGGCAAGCTA comes from the Bacteroidia bacterium genome and includes:
- the fabG gene encoding 3-oxoacyl-ACP reductase FabG, which gives rise to MKTALVTGGSRGIGRAISLKLASMGYFVLINYRSNETEAKNCLESLLANGGTGELLKFDVSNTIQTKECLEAWIASHPENPIEILVNNAGITKDMLMVQMEWEDWNSVIQTNLNSFYNVTKPVLQGMVRKRYGRIINIVSLAGVKGNPGQVNYAATKAGIIGATKSLGLELAKRNITVNAVAPGFISTDMTSALPEAELKGMIPMNRFGKPEEVASLVGYLASPEASYITAEVINVNGGLYS